The Vagococcus entomophilus genomic sequence TGTTGTACGAGCAGAACTCATTTTTGTAGAATTTAATACATTTGCTTTTTCATTAGTACGTACGCGTTTGATTGCAGATTCGATATTTGGCATTGATTTCACCTCCGATAACTGAAGTCTTATATCTAGTAAAAACTAAATATAATCAACATCCTCTATTATACAGAAACTACAAAGACTTTGCAATATTGAATGCGACTTTTTAAGGTTTGACTGTCATGTTTGAAACCAAATTAGCAGAACGGGGCTTTTGTAACATACGTAGTCCATTTAAAATAACTAAAATCGTGCTGCCTTCATGTCCAATGACACCAAAGGGTAAGTTAAGGTTTCCAAAAAAGTTTGAGGCAATTAGAAGCAAAATAACGCAAGATGAAAACAAGATATTTTGGAAAATAATTTTTTTGAGCTTTATTGCAAGTTGGTGACAGACTATCAAAGAACTTAGTTGGTTGTTGATTAATACCACATCTGCGACATCAATCGCAATATCTGTTGCATTACCCAAACTGATGCCAAGAGAAGCTTTAGCAAGGGCTGGGGCATCATTGATACCATCTCCAACCATAGCATTTGTGCCAAATTGACGTTGTTGCTCAGAGATTAGCTTGTTTTTTTCAGTGGGTAAACAATTAGCATAGATAGAATTTAAAGCGAGATGTTCTCCAACTGCATGTGCAGTCAGTGCTTGATCTCCTGTAATCATAGCGGTATGGATACCATTTTGTTGGAAATAGGCCAGACACTCAGTTGCTTCTGCTTTTGCCACGTCAAGTAGCGCAAAATAAGCGATAATTTTTTGTTGTCTTGAAAGATAAACCATTGTTTTGCCTTCTTTTTGTAAGTTCGTGGTTTGTTCAAGTAAAGTGCTGGATAAAGTCTCATTGGTTACAAAGTTTAATTTTCCAATACGCCATTCAATATCCTCTTCATATAAAGAAACTCCACTACCTGTTTCTGTTGCAATCGTAACGGTATCCTTAATAGGATAGTCCTTTTCAAAATAATGAGTAATGGCTTTAGCAAGAGGATGAGTTTGATGACTTTCAAGAGCCAGTACATAAGGAATAATGCGTTCTTGTGGATATTCTGGTAAAAAGTAGGTATTCGTCACAATAGGAGTTCCATTGGTAAGGGTACCGGTTTTATCAAATGAGATGGCTTTTAAATCAGCGAATTGCTCTAAGTATCGACCACCTTTAAAAAGAATTCCATAACGAGCTCCTGTAGAAAGTGCAGCAAGTGTAGCAGGTGTAGCAGATGCTACCAAAGCACAAGGTGATGCAACAACTAGTAGAATCATTCCACGGTAAAAACTTTCAGAAAAACTCCAGCCTAATAAAAAATGACTTCCTAAAATAAAAAGCGGAACTAAAAATAAAACGAGCTTCACATATAAGTTTTCGATTTTT encodes the following:
- a CDS encoding heavy metal translocating P-type ATPase translates to MLHKYIKNIKLLFTIICGGSLLIGWLLSTTHSHFSTTFFMMGIVFGGYFQTKEGIMETIQEKKFNVDLLMILAAIGACSIHYYFEGTMLTFIFSLSGTLEEYTTNKSKKEIEGLLSLQPETAQLLLDNQTVKEVPVDQLKVNDYVLVPKGDSMPIDGYLLSQESLIDESAINGESMPATKNKQDPLFAGTINLSEQLTLCVTTTSDQTVFSKILNLVQEAQNTPTQAASFIEKIENLYVKLVLFLVPLFILGSHFLLGWSFSESFYRGMILLVVASPCALVASATPATLAALSTGARYGILFKGGRYLEQFADLKAISFDKTGTLTNGTPIVTNTYFLPEYPQERIIPYVLALESHQTHPLAKAITHYFEKDYPIKDTVTIATETGSGVSLYEEDIEWRIGKLNFVTNETLSSTLLEQTTNLQKEGKTMVYLSRQQKIIAYFALLDVAKAEATECLAYFQQNGIHTAMITGDQALTAHAVGEHLALNSIYANCLPTEKNKLISEQQRQFGTNAMVGDGINDAPALAKASLGISLGNATDIAIDVADVVLINNQLSSLIVCHQLAIKLKKIIFQNILFSSCVILLLIASNFFGNLNLPFGVIGHEGSTILVILNGLRMLQKPRSANLVSNMTVKP